A part of Myxococcales bacterium genomic DNA contains:
- a CDS encoding ABC transporter ATP-binding protein, whose translation MLHLSKIIHRFGKRYALNELSFSTADFGIVGILGANGSGKSTLLKILSGLLPCQSGKIELSGQTILDKRGRLKRTVRNITGALLQESSSDEKLSVLENMQFFARLMNLSPTLCNERIKYLIQKANLTQESQISVKKLSGGMRRRCELYRTFLHNPRLLFLDEPTTGLDFQENTRFFNFLKSYVEDNKALALFSSHNPDDFLHCDYLIMMHQGCVIAAHTPKQFLDKCRTSYVEIELKANGLENLKQSSGISFLWQKTKVEDQKIKTWLAPHELQQCFDTQALSSPAIKAFSLREANMADVYERLVKEQDNALL comes from the coding sequence ATGTTGCACCTATCTAAAATCATTCATCGTTTTGGAAAGAGATATGCGCTGAATGAGTTAAGTTTTAGCACTGCTGACTTTGGTATCGTTGGAATTTTGGGCGCCAATGGTTCAGGGAAGTCTACATTATTAAAAATATTGAGTGGATTACTACCGTGTCAAAGTGGAAAGATAGAACTTAGTGGGCAGACAATTCTCGATAAGCGAGGGCGTCTTAAGAGAACAGTCAGAAATATCACAGGTGCTTTGTTGCAAGAATCCAGCAGTGATGAAAAATTGAGCGTGTTGGAAAATATGCAATTTTTTGCGCGATTAATGAACCTTTCTCCTACGCTGTGCAATGAGAGGATAAAATATCTCATACAAAAGGCTAATTTAACCCAAGAGTCACAAATAAGCGTCAAAAAATTATCGGGAGGGATGAGACGCCGATGTGAGCTTTATCGCACCTTTTTGCATAATCCCCGTTTGTTATTTCTCGATGAACCTACAACAGGACTTGATTTTCAAGAGAACACTCGTTTCTTTAATTTTCTTAAATCATATGTCGAAGACAATAAGGCTTTGGCTTTATTTTCTAGTCATAATCCTGATGATTTTTTGCACTGTGATTATCTGATTATGATGCACCAAGGATGCGTTATTGCAGCTCATACTCCCAAACAATTTCTGGATAAATGTCGCACTTCATATGTGGAAATTGAGCTTAAAGCCAATGGGCTTGAAAATTTAAAACAAAGCTCAGGCATTTCATTTTTGTGGCAAAAAACAAAAGTAGAAGATCAAAAAATTAAAACCTGGCTTGCTCCCCATGAGTTACAGCAATGTTTCGATACGCAGGCTCTGAGTTCACCTGCTATCAAAGCGTTTTCGCTGCGCGAAGCAAATATGGCAGATGTATATGAACGTTTAGTTAAGGAGCAAGATAATGCTCTCTTGTGA
- a CDS encoding ankyrin repeat domain-containing protein codes for MVKHTLLFIVGMFLLFFVSSCKTPSNYAKRYPLHEAAKNGDENEVERLLAMGIDPNTQDERKVTPLDAASENGNIKIIKMLLKAGAKVDIRQQAGETPLYGASEYGRTDAVQILIKAGAKVNQGDYLGATPLHAAVSNSEADTALLLLINGAKVDARDYFGQTPLHIAARENQLKEMQILINAKADLNATRLGTLDTPLHLAAQNGKKGAAELLAKSGAKVDALDSMGRTPLHYAAVRGHADIIKTLLNFKADINKAAQNGDTPLHLAAQSDKANAIAALIAGGAVIDAKNSKGETPLLLATRGRYIDCMAILTRYGALISSVAKNKDTPIGIAQKLKDKKLIDVLTKPQPPTFFEKVIDVLPKVQVD; via the coding sequence ATGGTAAAACACACGTTACTATTTATTGTGGGCATGTTTTTATTATTCTTCGTTTCATCATGCAAAACTCCTTCAAACTATGCGAAGCGTTACCCTCTACATGAGGCAGCTAAAAATGGGGATGAAAATGAAGTCGAGCGACTATTGGCTATGGGCATAGATCCTAATACGCAAGATGAGAGAAAAGTAACTCCTTTGGATGCTGCTTCTGAAAATGGCAATATCAAAATTATTAAAATGCTTCTTAAGGCTGGTGCGAAAGTTGATATACGACAGCAAGCTGGTGAAACTCCACTTTATGGCGCTTCTGAGTACGGTAGAACAGATGCGGTTCAAATTCTTATCAAAGCTGGCGCAAAAGTTAATCAAGGTGACTACCTTGGTGCAACACCACTTCACGCTGCTGTGAGCAATAGTGAAGCAGACACAGCTCTTTTACTGCTTATTAATGGGGCAAAAGTCGATGCAAGGGACTATTTTGGACAAACTCCCTTGCATATTGCTGCGCGAGAAAATCAACTTAAGGAAATGCAAATTCTCATTAATGCCAAAGCAGACCTCAACGCAACTCGCTTGGGCACGCTTGACACTCCACTTCACCTGGCAGCGCAAAATGGTAAAAAAGGAGCGGCTGAGTTATTAGCTAAAAGCGGGGCAAAAGTTGACGCACTAGATTCAATGGGGAGAACACCTCTGCACTACGCTGCCGTGAGAGGGCACGCTGACATCATCAAAACTTTGCTTAATTTTAAAGCAGATATTAATAAGGCAGCTCAAAATGGAGACACTCCTCTTCACCTGGCAGCACAATCAGATAAAGCCAACGCAATTGCAGCTCTTATTGCGGGAGGCGCAGTGATTGATGCAAAAAATTCCAAAGGTGAAACTCCTCTTTTATTGGCAACTCGTGGACGCTACATCGACTGCATGGCAATTCTAACGAGATATGGTGCCTTGATCTCGAGCGTGGCAAAAAATAAGGACACACCCATCGGAATCGCACAAAAATTAAAAGACAAAAAATTGATCGACGTGCTCACTAAACCTCAGCCTCCCACCTTCTTTGAAAAGGTGATTGATGTGCTCCCAAAGGTTCAGGTTGATTAA
- the cyoE gene encoding protoheme IX farnesyltransferase: MMSSHNILAHSLMARDLLALTKPKITIMALLVAAGGLLHARPQQSLWPALFSLVGIAFLVSGSSALNMYLEREHDQKMTRTRTRPLPAGRLNARWAVFIGILCTISSSFILWQSTNVLTLVAGLTSLVLYVWCYTPLKQYSWTALLVGSVPGAMPVMLGYIAITGVIDKKALALFLWAFLWQIPHFLAISLFRESEYTKAGFPVLSRVIGRDLTKCSILLTSWLLVFSTFVLYWADVFGNFLCIGALTVGGWFLLLCHQGYKTMDTDIWARRAFKGSLIYQTILFVLIIISAFV, translated from the coding sequence GTGATGAGTTCGCATAATATTCTCGCTCATAGTTTGATGGCGCGTGATTTATTGGCGCTTACCAAACCCAAGATCACAATTATGGCGCTATTGGTGGCTGCAGGTGGACTTCTTCATGCAAGGCCTCAGCAGTCCTTGTGGCCAGCCTTGTTTAGCCTTGTAGGAATTGCTTTTTTAGTAAGTGGCTCAAGCGCTCTCAATATGTATTTAGAAAGAGAGCACGACCAAAAGATGACAAGAACTCGGACACGTCCCTTGCCAGCAGGGCGCCTCAATGCACGATGGGCAGTTTTTATCGGTATCTTATGTACCATTAGCTCGAGTTTCATCTTATGGCAAAGCACTAATGTGCTTACTCTAGTAGCGGGGCTTACGTCCTTAGTGCTCTACGTTTGGTGTTACACTCCTTTAAAACAATATTCCTGGACAGCATTATTGGTGGGCTCTGTTCCTGGAGCAATGCCTGTTATGCTCGGCTATATAGCCATAACCGGGGTGATCGATAAAAAAGCGCTGGCATTATTTTTATGGGCTTTTTTATGGCAGATACCTCATTTTCTTGCCATCAGTCTATTTCGTGAATCGGAATACACAAAGGCTGGCTTTCCGGTGCTCTCTCGCGTTATCGGTAGAGATTTGACTAAATGCTCCATTTTATTAACCAGCTGGCTTCTCGTTTTTTCTACCTTTGTGCTTTATTGGGCTGATGTTTTCGGCAATTTTTTGTGCATAGGAGCACTCACGGTAGGAGGCTGGTTTTTGTTGCTCTGCCATCAAGGCTATAAAACTATGGACACTGATATATGGGCTAGAAGAGCATTTAAGGGTTCACTGATATATCAAACTATTTTGTTTGTGTTGATCATTATTTCAGCTTTTGTTTGA
- a CDS encoding SCO family protein — MKIKKVLKSPYLWAFIIGIFSLHIVREMAMRRRNAPDPMVLVPTWQLIDQNGQARGQKDSLGKVVIADFFFTSCPTICPKLTEAMKEVYARFEDKNEQVEFLSITVDPETDSPEVLKKFMERSGIDYPNWHCLTGSKKEIYDVVVEKMRVHLGEREYLPNAPGVYDIPHMAHLALFDQRGALRGLFKTEPVEMAALVRAANFLLEKPDA; from the coding sequence ATGAAAATAAAAAAAGTATTGAAGAGCCCATATCTATGGGCATTTATCATCGGCATATTTTCCCTTCATATTGTTCGTGAAATGGCAATGAGAAGGCGCAATGCTCCAGATCCAATGGTTTTGGTTCCTACTTGGCAGCTCATTGATCAAAATGGACAAGCAAGAGGGCAAAAAGACAGTTTAGGTAAAGTTGTTATTGCTGATTTCTTTTTTACTTCGTGTCCAACTATCTGCCCTAAGCTTACTGAAGCTATGAAAGAGGTTTATGCTCGGTTTGAGGATAAAAACGAACAGGTAGAATTTTTAAGCATCACTGTTGATCCGGAAACAGATTCTCCTGAAGTGTTAAAAAAGTTTATGGAGAGGAGCGGGATCGATTACCCAAACTGGCATTGTCTTACCGGCAGCAAAAAAGAAATTTACGATGTGGTGGTGGAAAAAATGCGTGTTCACCTAGGTGAGCGTGAGTATTTGCCGAATGCGCCGGGGGTTTATGATATTCCGCATATGGCGCACCTGGCATTGTTTGATCAAAGAGGAGCACTAAGAGGGTTGTTTAAAACAGAGCCGGTTGAAATGGCGGCTTTGGTGCGCGCTGCAAACTTTTTGCTCGAAAAGCCTGATGCGTGA
- a CDS encoding biopolymer transporter ExbD produces MAIKRRRKRGRSSLAAAAAPSLNSLMDIITIILVYLIKNFSTSPLAVESPSVQLPISTAQEPVEELVVIMITGAERKEPGPDGKMMMVADVPTISVDDDLVLELTQNFEVPTGSLEGQFVIRALKQKLLEVRKLQGVTAEVTEGEGGFDGKIVFVVDKKVPYRTLSKVMVSATAAGYADFKFAIVKKEA; encoded by the coding sequence ATGGCTATTAAGCGCAGGAGAAAAAGAGGGAGATCAAGCCTTGCTGCTGCCGCAGCTCCTTCCTTAAACTCCCTGATGGATATTATTACCATCATACTTGTTTACTTGATTAAGAATTTTTCTACGAGCCCTTTGGCAGTAGAAAGCCCTTCTGTGCAGTTGCCAATTTCAACAGCGCAGGAGCCTGTTGAAGAACTCGTCGTAATTATGATCACTGGGGCTGAACGAAAAGAACCTGGACCAGATGGTAAAATGATGATGGTGGCTGATGTGCCGACCATCAGCGTCGATGATGACTTAGTGTTAGAATTAACTCAGAATTTTGAAGTGCCCACAGGGAGCTTAGAAGGTCAATTTGTTATTCGTGCCTTGAAACAGAAATTGCTCGAAGTGCGCAAGCTTCAAGGTGTAACGGCTGAAGTGACTGAAGGGGAAGGCGGTTTTGATGGGAAAATCGTTTTTGTTGTAGATAAGAAAGTGCCTTATCGTACTTTGTCCAAGGTTATGGTGAGCGCTACAGCAGCCGGTTATGCCGACTTCAAATTCGCGATTGTCAAGAAGGAAGCTTGA
- a CDS encoding AgmX/PglI C-terminal domain-containing protein, translating into MASRTRPEGSLDQLFNKVLLGSLLLHLGVYFLVMTVEPPPPPSQEEYATWLKKVTPPKVVEEVPPKEEPKPEMKEEEQVVEEKAPAKAAPPAARAKAAAGKPGEQARRATVRKQLSGAGVLGVIGEASEGGELANVFESGEVVSKDLGAALSERGGVRVSGGTRIGKKGALGAGVSGDIGEVDAGAGGSAGEVGARESVAPKAFVKGSEAVLPKGGIDEKGVRLALRRRERGIQQCYERALKTNTKLRGKVILEWSINEEGRVVKIRVIENTLGDSNVANCISDIIKRIRFPGATKGIVPVRKTFVFESAS; encoded by the coding sequence ATGGCATCACGTACGAGGCCCGAAGGGTCATTAGATCAACTCTTTAATAAAGTATTATTGGGTTCCTTGCTTTTACATCTTGGCGTTTATTTTTTGGTTATGACTGTGGAACCTCCACCGCCACCGAGCCAAGAAGAGTATGCGACATGGCTAAAGAAGGTGACACCGCCAAAGGTCGTGGAAGAAGTACCTCCAAAGGAAGAACCTAAACCGGAGATGAAAGAGGAAGAACAAGTTGTAGAAGAAAAAGCTCCGGCTAAAGCTGCGCCACCTGCAGCAAGAGCTAAAGCAGCGGCTGGCAAACCAGGTGAGCAGGCAAGAAGAGCTACGGTCAGAAAACAGCTTTCTGGCGCTGGGGTGCTTGGAGTTATAGGAGAGGCATCTGAGGGAGGTGAGCTCGCCAATGTTTTTGAATCTGGTGAGGTTGTTAGCAAGGATTTAGGAGCAGCACTTTCTGAGCGAGGAGGCGTTCGTGTAAGCGGAGGTACCAGAATTGGAAAGAAAGGTGCTTTAGGTGCAGGAGTAAGCGGAGATATTGGCGAAGTTGATGCTGGTGCTGGTGGTTCTGCCGGAGAGGTTGGAGCTCGAGAATCAGTTGCGCCAAAGGCTTTTGTTAAAGGCTCTGAGGCAGTGCTACCTAAAGGTGGTATTGATGAAAAAGGTGTTAGATTAGCACTCAGGCGGCGTGAGCGCGGAATACAACAATGTTATGAACGTGCACTCAAAACTAATACAAAACTTCGCGGCAAAGTCATCTTAGAGTGGAGTATTAACGAAGAAGGTCGCGTGGTGAAAATTAGGGTGATAGAAAATACTCTTGGTGATAGCAATGTTGCTAATTGTATTTCTGATATTATCAAGCGCATACGTTTCCCTGGAGCAACCAAAGGAATCGTACCGGTACGCAAGACATTTGTGTTTGAATCGGCCAGTTAA
- a CDS encoding ABC transporter permease, which produces MLSCEISSTKASLKNTVFLLVVREFNRMSKEPSRLLGILMQPLLFLVVFGAGFHRSFFWKESSSISYVKFFFPGILALVVLFSSIYATLTLVEDKKCGLFRLVSISPSGLEGAIIGKVLATTLIGFGQSCLFLPLMIFLDIHIPFISLFWVLILLLLGSLTCALLGVLLAWLSPSSAAFHGFMSVFLIPMWLLSGAMFPIDGTWFEKIGWINPMSYLVSALRGIFVEEPDFFLQVIYLVFFSFLITMLLILAVMKRPLE; this is translated from the coding sequence ATGCTCTCTTGTGAGATCAGTTCGACAAAAGCCAGCCTAAAGAATACGGTTTTTTTACTGGTTGTTCGTGAATTCAACAGGATGAGCAAAGAGCCATCACGCCTGTTAGGAATTCTTATGCAACCTCTGCTATTTTTGGTTGTCTTCGGGGCGGGGTTCCACCGTAGTTTTTTTTGGAAGGAATCAAGTTCAATAAGCTATGTAAAGTTTTTTTTCCCGGGAATTTTGGCGTTAGTGGTTCTTTTTTCTTCAATCTACGCCACATTGACCTTGGTGGAAGACAAGAAATGTGGGTTGTTTCGCTTAGTGAGCATTTCACCCAGCGGGCTCGAGGGGGCCATTATAGGAAAAGTGCTGGCGACAACCTTAATAGGCTTTGGGCAAAGTTGCTTGTTTTTACCACTTATGATCTTTCTTGATATCCACATTCCTTTTATCTCACTCTTTTGGGTTCTTATACTTTTACTATTGGGTTCATTAACATGCGCACTTTTGGGGGTTTTACTTGCATGGCTAAGCCCTTCTTCAGCCGCGTTTCATGGTTTTATGAGCGTTTTTTTGATTCCCATGTGGCTTTTATCAGGGGCAATGTTTCCCATTGATGGAACATGGTTTGAGAAGATAGGCTGGATCAATCCGATGAGCTATTTGGTATCAGCCCTTAGAGGGATTTTTGTTGAAGAGCCGGATTTTTTTCTCCAAGTAATTTACCTCGTCTTCTTTTCATTTTTGATTACTATGCTTTTAATTTTGGCGGTAATGAAACGTCCGCTTGAGTAG